In Kocuria turfanensis, a single genomic region encodes these proteins:
- a CDS encoding shikimate kinase: MNAQFPAPAPADAAPAPQRPVVLIGPMAAGKSFLALHMSKFYGYDFVDADQLIVSRHGVISTIFREHGEKYFRDLEADTVAEVLRDPDHANAIFSVGGGAPMTPSVRRMLRDELVAYLEVDAETVLPRISGNRTRPMLQPDPERRWQELYESRRACYEELADIRLDGTRNRPVAEIGADLEEALVRLRAPRAGRGAPAADRSATDRSATDQEAQA, translated from the coding sequence GTGAACGCGCAGTTCCCCGCCCCCGCCCCCGCCGACGCCGCGCCGGCGCCGCAGCGGCCCGTGGTCCTGATCGGGCCCATGGCCGCCGGCAAGTCGTTCCTGGCGCTGCACATGTCCAAGTTCTACGGCTACGACTTCGTGGACGCGGACCAGCTGATCGTCTCCCGCCACGGGGTGATCTCGACGATCTTCCGCGAGCACGGCGAGAAGTACTTCCGCGACCTCGAGGCGGACACCGTCGCGGAGGTCCTGCGCGACCCCGACCACGCCAACGCGATCTTCTCCGTGGGCGGCGGCGCCCCCATGACCCCGTCGGTGCGGCGGATGCTGCGCGACGAGCTGGTGGCCTACCTCGAGGTGGACGCCGAGACGGTGCTGCCCCGGATCAGCGGCAACCGCACCCGCCCCATGCTCCAGCCCGACCCGGAGCGGCGCTGGCAGGAGCTCTACGAGTCCCGGCGGGCCTGCTACGAGGAGCTGGCCGACATCCGGCTCGACGGGACCCGCAACCGCCCCGTCGCCGAGATCGGCGCCGACCTCGAGGAGGCCCTCGTCCGGCTGCGCGCCCCGCGCGCCGGCCGGGGCGCCCCCGCGGCCGACCGATCCGCGACCGACCGATCCGCGACCGACCAGGAGGCCCAGGCATGA
- the rpsD gene encoding 30S ribosomal protein S4: MANNTRARRQVRKSRALGIALTPKAEKYFERRPYGPGEHGRARRKADSDYAVRLREKQRLRAQYNIREKQMHIAYVEAKRQEGQTGENLVALLESRLDALVLRSGFARTMAQARQMVVHRHIMVDGQRVDRPSYSVKEGQLIHVHPKSEKMAPFQVAAAGAHQAVLPDTPGYLDVSIEKLQAKLVRKPKRAEVPVTCEEQLVVEYYARMA, translated from the coding sequence GTGGCTAACAACACGCGTGCGCGCCGTCAGGTGCGCAAGTCCCGCGCCCTCGGGATCGCCCTGACCCCGAAGGCCGAGAAGTACTTCGAGCGCCGTCCCTACGGCCCCGGTGAGCACGGCCGTGCCCGCCGCAAGGCCGACTCGGACTACGCCGTCCGTCTGCGCGAGAAGCAGCGTCTCCGCGCGCAGTACAACATCCGCGAGAAGCAGATGCACATCGCCTACGTGGAGGCCAAGCGCCAGGAGGGGCAGACCGGTGAGAACCTGGTCGCCCTGCTGGAGTCCCGCCTCGACGCCCTGGTGCTGCGCTCCGGCTTCGCCCGGACCATGGCCCAGGCCCGCCAGATGGTCGTGCACCGCCACATCATGGTGGACGGCCAGCGGGTGGACCGCCCCTCCTACAGCGTGAAGGAGGGTCAGCTCATCCACGTGCACCCCAAGTCCGAGAAGATGGCGCCCTTCCAGGTCGCCGCCGCCGGCGCGCACCAGGCCGTGCTGCCCGACACCCCGGGCTACCTCGACGTGTCGATCGAGAAGCTGCAGGCCAAGCTGGTGCGCAAGCCCAAGCGCGCCGAGGTCCCCGTGACCTGCGAGGAGCAGCTCGTGGTGGAGTACTACGCCCGCATGGCCTGA
- the glpK gene encoding glycerol kinase GlpK, with translation MSTEPQHVMAIDQGTTSTRAIIFDHRGTIVSTGQLEHEQIFPRAGWVEHDPMEIWRNVRKVVADAEASAEIGARDLAAVGITNQRETTVVWDRTTGEPVYNAIVWQDTRTQKIVEELGGDAGPDRYKDRVGLPLASYFSGPKVKWILDNVDGARERAERGDLLMGNTDAWLVWNMTGGVDGGVHVTDVTNASRTMLMNLETLDWNEEICADMGIPLSMLPQIRSSSEVYGKGRTRGFLKDVPIAGILGDQQAAMFGQACFEKGMGKNTYGTGSFVLMNVGTEVVHSQNGLLSTVCYKIGDQDAVYALEGSIAVTGSLVQWLRDNLGIISSAPQVESLAASVEDNGGAYFVPAFSGLFAPYWRPDARGALVGLTRYVNKGHIARAALEATAYQSREVVEAMNADAGVDITELKVDGGMTANELLMQFQADQLGVPVIRPQVTETTALGAAYAAGIAVGFWSGTEEVTANWAEDKRWEPQVDDAERGRLFRNWQKAVTKTFDWVDEDVD, from the coding sequence GTGAGCACCGAACCGCAGCACGTCATGGCCATCGACCAGGGCACCACCAGCACCCGGGCGATCATCTTCGACCACCGGGGCACCATCGTCAGCACCGGCCAGCTCGAGCACGAGCAGATCTTCCCGCGGGCCGGCTGGGTGGAGCACGACCCGATGGAGATCTGGCGCAACGTCCGCAAGGTCGTCGCCGACGCCGAGGCCTCCGCCGAGATCGGCGCCCGGGACCTGGCCGCCGTGGGGATCACCAACCAGCGCGAGACCACCGTGGTCTGGGACCGCACCACCGGCGAGCCCGTCTACAACGCCATCGTCTGGCAGGACACCCGGACCCAGAAGATCGTCGAGGAGCTCGGCGGGGACGCCGGCCCCGACCGCTACAAGGACCGGGTGGGGCTGCCGCTGGCCAGCTACTTCTCGGGCCCGAAGGTCAAGTGGATCCTGGACAACGTGGACGGCGCCCGGGAGCGCGCCGAGCGCGGGGACCTGCTGATGGGCAACACCGACGCCTGGCTGGTGTGGAACATGACCGGCGGCGTGGACGGCGGGGTGCACGTCACCGACGTCACCAACGCCTCGCGCACCATGCTGATGAACCTGGAGACCCTCGACTGGAACGAGGAGATCTGCGCCGACATGGGCATCCCCCTGTCGATGCTGCCCCAGATCCGCTCCTCCTCCGAGGTCTACGGCAAGGGCCGCACCCGCGGCTTCCTCAAGGACGTGCCCATCGCCGGCATCCTGGGCGACCAGCAGGCCGCGATGTTCGGGCAGGCCTGCTTCGAGAAGGGCATGGGCAAGAACACCTACGGCACGGGCAGCTTCGTGCTGATGAACGTGGGCACCGAGGTGGTGCACTCCCAGAACGGCCTGCTCAGCACCGTGTGCTACAAGATCGGCGACCAGGACGCCGTCTACGCCCTGGAGGGCTCGATCGCGGTGACCGGGTCCCTGGTCCAGTGGCTGCGCGACAACCTGGGGATCATCTCCTCCGCCCCGCAGGTCGAGTCCCTGGCCGCCTCGGTCGAGGACAACGGCGGGGCCTACTTCGTCCCGGCCTTCAGCGGGCTGTTCGCCCCGTACTGGCGCCCGGACGCCCGCGGCGCCCTCGTGGGGCTGACCCGCTACGTGAACAAGGGCCACATCGCCCGGGCCGCCCTGGAGGCCACGGCCTACCAGTCCCGCGAGGTGGTGGAGGCGATGAACGCCGACGCCGGGGTGGACATCACCGAGCTCAAGGTGGACGGCGGGATGACCGCCAACGAGCTGCTCATGCAGTTCCAGGCGGACCAGCTCGGAGTGCCCGTGATCCGCCCGCAGGTCACCGAGACCACGGCCCTCGGCGCCGCCTACGCCGCCGGCATCGCGGTGGGCTTCTGGTCAGGGACGGAGGAGGTCACCGCGAACTGGGCCGAGGACAAGCGCTGGGAGCCGCAGGTGGACGACGCCGAGCGCGGGCGACTGTTCCGCAACTGGCAGAAGGCCGTGACCAAGACGTTCGACTGGGTGGACGAGGACGTCGACTGA
- the aroC gene encoding chorismate synthase has translation MLRWLTAGESHGEALVGIIEGVPAGVPLTSQDIRDALARRRLGYGRGARMKFEQDEVRLLGGVRHGVTQGGPVAIEIANTEWPKWREVMSADPVDPAVLDGRARNAPLTRPRPGHADLTGMQKYGFDEARPVLERASARETATRVALGAVAAKLLEALGVRLVSHTTAVGAVSAPVDAPRPLPADVAALDADPLRCHDPATAEAMVAAVDAAHKQGETLGGVVEVLAYGLPPGLGSYVHWDRRLDSRLAGALMGIQAIKGVEVGDGFLTAARPGSAAHDEIARGDDGLVRRVSNRAGGIEGGMSIGDVLRVRAAMKPIATVPKALRTVDVATGEAARAHHQRSDVCAVPAAGVVAEAMVALVLADAVTEKFGGDSVAELARNKDAYLAAIPESLASAGELGVLDDDVAAAAGDHMGDPLVAPAETPADPPAGAEGGRA, from the coding sequence ATGTTGCGTTGGCTCACGGCCGGCGAGTCCCACGGCGAGGCGCTCGTCGGGATCATCGAGGGCGTGCCGGCGGGGGTGCCCCTGACCAGTCAGGACATCCGCGACGCCCTGGCCCGGCGCCGGCTCGGCTACGGGCGCGGGGCCCGGATGAAGTTCGAGCAGGACGAGGTGCGCCTGCTGGGCGGGGTGCGCCACGGCGTGACCCAGGGCGGGCCGGTGGCGATCGAGATCGCCAACACCGAGTGGCCCAAGTGGCGCGAGGTCATGTCGGCCGACCCGGTGGACCCGGCGGTGCTGGACGGGCGGGCCCGCAACGCCCCCCTGACCCGGCCCCGTCCCGGCCACGCCGACCTCACCGGGATGCAGAAGTACGGCTTCGACGAGGCCCGCCCCGTCCTGGAGCGGGCCAGCGCCCGCGAGACCGCCACCCGGGTGGCCCTGGGCGCGGTGGCCGCGAAGCTGCTCGAGGCCCTCGGGGTGCGTCTGGTCTCCCACACGACCGCGGTCGGGGCGGTGAGCGCCCCGGTGGACGCCCCCCGCCCGCTGCCCGCGGACGTGGCCGCCCTCGACGCCGATCCGCTGCGCTGCCACGACCCCGCCACCGCGGAGGCGATGGTGGCGGCCGTGGACGCCGCGCACAAGCAGGGCGAGACCCTCGGCGGCGTCGTGGAGGTCCTCGCCTACGGCCTGCCGCCGGGACTGGGCTCCTACGTGCACTGGGACCGCCGGCTGGACTCGCGCCTGGCCGGGGCGCTCATGGGCATCCAGGCCATCAAGGGCGTGGAGGTCGGGGACGGCTTCCTGACCGCCGCGCGGCCCGGCTCCGCGGCCCACGACGAGATCGCCCGCGGCGACGACGGCCTCGTGCGCCGGGTGAGCAACCGGGCGGGCGGGATCGAGGGCGGCATGTCGATCGGCGACGTGCTGCGGGTGCGGGCGGCCATGAAGCCCATCGCCACCGTCCCCAAGGCCCTGCGCACCGTCGACGTCGCCACCGGCGAGGCGGCCCGCGCCCACCACCAGCGCTCCGACGTCTGCGCGGTGCCCGCCGCCGGCGTCGTGGCCGAGGCGATGGTCGCCCTCGTCCTCGCCGACGCCGTGACGGAGAAGTTCGGCGGGGACTCCGTCGCCGAGCTGGCCCGCAACAAGGACGCCTACCTCGCGGCGATCCCCGAGTCCCTCGCCTCCGCGGGCGAGCTCGGCGTCCTCGACGACGACGTGGCCGCGGCCGCCGGGGACCACATGGGCGACCCCCTGGTCGCCCCGGCCGAGACGCCCGCCGATCCCCCGGCGGGCGCCGAGGGAGGCCGCGCGTGA
- the ruvX gene encoding Holliday junction resolvase RuvX yields MSDDYVRGRRIGVDVGLVRVGVALSDPDGILATPLTTLQRDPRKGFDVKLLAGLVQEHGAVGVYVGLPRSLDGGENASTAMARDYAAALVRRLRAKGWEVPVRLVDERLSTVDAHRALLEAGVSRREHKDKVDQVAAATILQSAVDRARSTGVEPGVPVDPAGPGPVRATVAEDVAHNGGDLDADGPVAEHPGHASTHPRGTAEDTAGPPDRARTEPLTTTDPDGEHS; encoded by the coding sequence GTGAGCGACGACTACGTGCGGGGCCGCAGGATCGGGGTCGACGTCGGCCTGGTCCGCGTCGGGGTCGCCCTCAGCGACCCCGACGGCATCCTCGCGACCCCGCTGACCACCCTGCAGCGGGACCCCCGGAAGGGCTTCGACGTGAAGCTGCTGGCCGGGCTGGTGCAGGAGCACGGCGCCGTGGGCGTCTACGTGGGCCTGCCGCGCAGCCTGGACGGCGGGGAGAACGCCTCGACCGCGATGGCCCGGGACTACGCCGCCGCGCTCGTGCGGCGCCTGCGGGCCAAGGGCTGGGAGGTGCCGGTGCGGCTGGTCGACGAGCGGCTGAGCACCGTGGACGCCCACCGGGCCCTGCTCGAGGCCGGGGTCTCGCGCCGGGAGCACAAGGACAAGGTCGACCAGGTGGCCGCGGCCACCATCCTGCAGAGCGCCGTGGACCGGGCCCGGTCCACCGGCGTGGAGCCCGGCGTGCCGGTGGATCCGGCCGGGCCCGGCCCGGTGCGGGCCACCGTGGCGGAAGACGTCGCGCATAATGGGGGAGACCTCGACGCGGACGGTCCCGTCGCGGAGCACCCCGGGCACGCCTCCACCCACCCCCGGGGCACCGCCGAGGACACCGCCGGACCGCCCGACCGGGCGCGGACGGAACCGTTGACGACCACCGATCCGGACGGAGAGCATTCGTGA
- the mltG gene encoding endolytic transglycosylase MltG — protein sequence MSDDPYDQSAPRRPETARESSGSGGLGSLLDAPSSREPSTGLRGVFEHEELTPEQVKRRRRRGRVSLTTAIALFLLAGLITVSVLASTFGWFEVRDYRGDGKDPVTFAVSEGATTGQVAVALEQQGIVADAETFLESFQEEHSGKFIQPGEYELRTEMSSEAAVGALMEEDEATHYAAINQTLRMSDVFGVLSESTGIPVEEFEAYEEDTETFGIPARFPTLEGWLHPGEYRFPLDATAEEVLRSMVDRTRTTLDDNGITGDDEIFEVLTIGSIIEFEVQPEHYDVVAGAIENRLENPDGETSGFIQSDASVTYGLGRKSYDFSEEERRDESNRYNTFANPGLPVGPIGSPGDAAIKAAADPEETDYYFWVTVDLETGETKFAETYAEHLENVEEYNQWCSENEGRCG from the coding sequence GTGAGCGACGACCCGTACGACCAGTCGGCGCCCCGCCGCCCCGAGACCGCCCGCGAGTCCTCCGGCTCGGGCGGCCTGGGCAGCCTGTTGGACGCCCCGTCGTCGCGGGAGCCCTCCACGGGCCTGCGCGGCGTCTTCGAGCACGAGGAGCTGACCCCCGAGCAGGTCAAGCGCCGGCGCCGCCGCGGCCGGGTCTCCCTGACCACCGCCATCGCCCTGTTCCTGCTGGCCGGGCTGATCACCGTGTCCGTGCTGGCCTCCACCTTCGGCTGGTTCGAGGTGCGCGACTACCGCGGCGACGGCAAGGACCCGGTGACCTTCGCGGTCAGCGAGGGCGCCACCACGGGCCAGGTCGCCGTGGCCCTCGAGCAGCAGGGCATCGTCGCCGACGCCGAGACCTTCCTGGAGAGCTTCCAGGAGGAGCACTCCGGGAAGTTCATCCAGCCGGGCGAGTACGAGCTGCGCACCGAGATGAGCTCGGAGGCCGCCGTCGGCGCGCTCATGGAGGAGGACGAGGCCACCCACTACGCGGCCATCAACCAGACCCTGCGCATGTCCGACGTCTTCGGCGTCCTCAGCGAGTCCACCGGCATCCCGGTCGAGGAGTTCGAGGCCTACGAGGAGGACACCGAGACCTTCGGCATCCCCGCCCGCTTCCCGACCCTCGAGGGCTGGCTGCACCCGGGCGAGTACCGGTTCCCGCTCGACGCCACCGCCGAGGAGGTCCTGCGGTCCATGGTCGACCGCACCCGCACGACGCTCGACGACAACGGGATCACCGGGGACGACGAGATCTTCGAGGTGCTCACCATCGGCTCGATCATCGAGTTCGAGGTCCAGCCCGAGCACTACGACGTCGTGGCCGGGGCCATCGAGAACCGGCTGGAGAACCCCGACGGGGAGACCTCCGGGTTCATCCAGTCCGACGCCTCCGTGACCTACGGCCTCGGCCGGAAGAGCTACGACTTCTCCGAGGAGGAGCGCCGCGACGAGTCCAACCGGTACAACACCTTCGCCAACCCGGGGCTGCCGGTCGGACCGATCGGCTCCCCGGGCGACGCCGCGATCAAGGCGGCCGCCGACCCCGAGGAGACCGACTACTACTTCTGGGTGACCGTCGACCTGGAGACGGGCGAGACCAAGTTCGCCGAGACCTACGCGGAGCACCTGGAGAACGTCGAGGAGTACAACCAGTGGTGCAGCGAGAACGAGGGCCGGTGCGGGTGA
- a CDS encoding shikimate dehydrogenase, whose translation MQRERGPVRVSPARAAVVGHPIGHSRSPDLHRAAYAVLGEAVDYGAHDLVEEQLPAFVDARRGDPAWRGLSVTMPLKSVAAACADELTQLGDAVGAVNTLVFRPDGTVLGHNTDVAGIVGAVRSAGPVPAAPRAAVLGGGGTATAAVAAAGRLGARAVDVFVRSAARAGRAVEAGRRLGVPVRLRAWDEAPAALPGYDVVVSTLPPHGADELARATARLSPVTTGVLLDAAYDPWPSTIARTWAQAGGAVAPGIDMLIFQAVDQIRLFTGRGPGAPLPREQDVIAALCTAVGRPVRGVPPLPAS comes from the coding sequence GTGCAGCGAGAACGAGGGCCGGTGCGGGTGAGCCCCGCCCGCGCCGCCGTGGTGGGCCACCCCATCGGGCACTCGCGCTCCCCGGACCTGCACCGGGCCGCGTACGCGGTGCTCGGCGAGGCCGTCGACTACGGCGCCCACGACCTCGTCGAGGAGCAGCTGCCGGCGTTCGTCGACGCCCGCCGGGGCGACCCCGCCTGGCGCGGGCTGTCGGTGACGATGCCGCTGAAGTCGGTGGCCGCCGCGTGCGCCGACGAGCTCACCCAGCTGGGCGACGCCGTCGGCGCGGTCAACACCCTGGTCTTCCGCCCCGACGGCACGGTCCTGGGGCACAACACGGACGTCGCCGGGATCGTGGGCGCGGTCCGGTCCGCCGGGCCCGTGCCCGCGGCGCCACGGGCCGCGGTCCTCGGCGGGGGCGGGACCGCCACGGCCGCCGTGGCCGCCGCCGGACGCCTGGGCGCCCGCGCCGTCGACGTCTTCGTGCGCTCCGCCGCCCGCGCCGGGCGCGCGGTGGAGGCCGGACGCCGGCTGGGGGTCCCGGTGCGCCTGCGGGCGTGGGACGAGGCCCCCGCGGCCCTGCCCGGCTACGACGTCGTCGTCTCCACCCTGCCCCCGCACGGGGCCGACGAGCTCGCCCGGGCCACGGCCCGGCTGTCCCCGGTCACCACGGGCGTCCTCCTGGACGCCGCCTACGACCCGTGGCCGTCGACGATCGCACGGACCTGGGCGCAGGCCGGGGGAGCGGTGGCCCCGGGGATCGATATGCTGATCTTCCAGGCGGTGGACCAGATCCGCCTGTTCACCGGCCGCGGCCCGGGCGCACCCCTGCCCCGCGAGCAGGACGTGATCGCGGCGCTGTGCACGGCGGTGGGCCGGCCCGTGCGCGGCGTCCCGCCCCTGCCGGCCTCCTGA
- a CDS encoding DUF948 domain-containing protein: MTGGEIAGLLAAGVFAVLVLLLAVPILKLGRVFDELRLTIRSLNNETVPLIDEVTRTVSTTNSQLEKVDGITTNVSDASANVSALSSLVASTVGQPLIKVAAFSHGVRRAFTGDTAPQGAHRAERFGPADGTGRAEGTESPGEDRP, translated from the coding sequence ATGACCGGTGGAGAAATCGCAGGACTGCTCGCCGCGGGGGTGTTCGCCGTGCTGGTGCTCCTGCTGGCCGTGCCGATCCTCAAGCTCGGCAGGGTCTTCGACGAGCTGCGGCTGACGATCCGCTCGCTCAACAACGAGACCGTCCCGCTGATCGACGAGGTCACCCGCACCGTGTCGACCACGAACTCCCAGCTCGAGAAGGTCGACGGCATCACGACCAACGTCTCCGACGCCTCCGCGAACGTCTCGGCGCTGTCCTCCCTGGTGGCCTCCACCGTGGGCCAGCCCCTGATCAAGGTCGCGGCGTTCTCCCACGGGGTCCGCCGCGCGTTCACCGGCGACACCGCCCCCCAGGGCGCCCACCGGGCAGAGCGCTTCGGTCCCGCCGACGGGACCGGCCGCGCCGAGGGGACCGAGAGCCCGGGGGAGGACCGACCATGA
- the alaS gene encoding alanine--tRNA ligase, whose translation MLSQEITKRWLDYFEGQGHTVVPSASLISGQPGAMFTIAGMVPFIPYFLGQETAPYRRATSIQKCIRTLDIDEVGKTARHGTFFQMAGNFSFGDYFKERAIPMAWELLTSPLEKGGFGLDPERLWVTVYEGDEESYALWKDTVGVPAERIQRMGRDENYWDTGQPGPAGPDSEIFYDRGPRYGREGGPAVDDDRYIEIWNLVFMQYQRGEGSGKDYEILGDLPEQNIDTGLGVERLAMLLQGVENFYETDQVRPVLDKAAELSGKQYHGSEKPGEEGYDDDVRMRVVADHVRSSLMLIADGVTPSNEGRGYILRRLLRRAIRAMRLMGVTEPCLPVLLPASRDAMQGVYPYVGEDFERISRIAYAEEKAFLKTIESGTTRLNEAVAGAKRQGQAVSGAEAFALHDTYGFPIDLTLEMAAEAGVAVDETAFRGLMEEQRRRAQQDARAKKGAHADLSVFRRLVDEGGSVFTGYDRLRGETVLRALLQDGVTVPAASAGAAVEVVLDETPFYAEAGGQAADRGTITGDGFVLEVTDVQQPVKGLSVHKAVVREGEVVSGSTVLAQVDVARRRAAEAAHSGTHIVHAALHDILGPEAVQRGSFNKEGYLRFDFAWGEGLQEAQRQEIEEVSNAAIHENYEVVTQEMALAEAKAMGATSLFGEKYGDRVRVVEMNGPWSRELCGGTHVGSTAQIGSLTLLTEQSVGSGNRRVEALVGLDSFRHLAAERTLVHQLTDMLKVQSSAELPERLAATLDKLKSAEKELAGLRREKLQAQAGALLDDARRIGPVTALVHDAGDVAGADDVRALALDLRGRLGQTAAVVAVAGVAKGRPLVLVATTEGAREAGVKAGRLVRTAAQVLGGGGGGKDDIAQGGGQDASQIGAALDAVLAEVTRATGGAAA comes from the coding sequence ATGCTGTCTCAGGAAATCACCAAGCGCTGGCTGGACTACTTCGAAGGCCAGGGCCACACCGTGGTGCCCTCCGCCTCGCTGATCTCCGGCCAGCCCGGTGCCATGTTCACGATCGCCGGCATGGTGCCGTTCATCCCGTACTTCCTCGGTCAGGAGACCGCCCCCTACCGACGGGCCACGTCCATCCAGAAGTGCATCCGCACCCTCGACATCGACGAGGTCGGCAAGACCGCCCGCCACGGCACGTTCTTCCAGATGGCCGGCAACTTCTCCTTCGGCGACTACTTCAAGGAGCGCGCCATCCCCATGGCGTGGGAGCTGCTCACCAGCCCGCTCGAGAAGGGCGGCTTCGGCCTGGACCCCGAGCGGCTGTGGGTGACCGTCTACGAGGGCGACGAGGAGTCCTACGCCCTGTGGAAGGACACCGTGGGCGTGCCCGCCGAGCGGATCCAGCGGATGGGCCGCGACGAGAACTACTGGGACACCGGCCAGCCCGGCCCCGCGGGCCCGGACTCCGAGATCTTCTACGACCGCGGCCCCCGCTACGGCCGGGAGGGCGGCCCGGCGGTCGACGACGACCGCTACATCGAGATCTGGAACCTCGTGTTCATGCAGTACCAGCGCGGCGAGGGCTCCGGCAAGGACTACGAGATCCTCGGCGACCTGCCGGAGCAGAACATCGACACCGGACTGGGCGTCGAGCGCCTGGCCATGCTGCTGCAGGGCGTGGAGAACTTCTACGAGACCGACCAGGTCCGGCCCGTGCTCGACAAGGCGGCCGAGCTGTCCGGGAAGCAGTACCACGGGTCCGAGAAGCCGGGGGAGGAGGGCTACGACGACGACGTGCGGATGCGCGTGGTCGCCGACCACGTCCGGTCCTCCCTGATGCTCATCGCCGACGGCGTCACCCCGTCCAACGAGGGCCGCGGCTACATCCTGCGCCGCCTGCTGCGCCGGGCGATCCGCGCGATGCGCCTGATGGGCGTCACCGAGCCCTGCCTGCCCGTGCTGCTGCCCGCCTCCCGCGACGCCATGCAGGGCGTGTACCCCTACGTGGGCGAGGACTTCGAGCGCATCTCCCGGATCGCCTACGCCGAGGAGAAGGCGTTCCTGAAGACCATCGAGTCTGGCACCACGCGGCTGAACGAGGCCGTGGCCGGGGCCAAGCGGCAGGGCCAGGCGGTCTCCGGGGCCGAGGCCTTCGCCCTGCACGACACCTACGGCTTCCCGATCGACCTGACCCTCGAGATGGCCGCCGAGGCCGGCGTCGCCGTCGACGAGACCGCCTTCCGCGGGCTCATGGAGGAGCAGCGCCGCCGCGCCCAGCAGGACGCGCGCGCCAAGAAGGGCGCCCACGCCGACCTCTCGGTGTTCCGCCGGCTGGTCGACGAGGGCGGCTCCGTCTTCACCGGCTACGACCGGCTGCGCGGCGAGACGGTCCTGCGCGCCCTCCTGCAGGACGGGGTGACCGTGCCCGCCGCCTCGGCGGGGGCCGCCGTCGAGGTCGTCCTCGACGAGACCCCGTTCTACGCGGAGGCGGGCGGCCAGGCCGCCGACCGCGGCACGATCACCGGCGACGGGTTCGTCCTCGAGGTCACCGACGTGCAGCAGCCGGTGAAGGGCCTGTCCGTGCACAAGGCCGTCGTGCGCGAGGGCGAGGTGGTCTCCGGCAGCACGGTGCTCGCGCAGGTGGACGTGGCCCGGCGGCGCGCCGCCGAGGCGGCCCACTCCGGCACCCACATCGTCCACGCCGCCCTGCACGACATCCTCGGCCCGGAGGCCGTGCAGCGCGGGTCCTTCAACAAGGAGGGCTACCTGCGCTTCGACTTCGCCTGGGGCGAGGGCCTGCAGGAGGCCCAGCGCCAGGAGATCGAGGAGGTGTCCAACGCCGCGATCCACGAGAACTACGAGGTCGTGACCCAGGAGATGGCCCTCGCCGAGGCCAAGGCCATGGGCGCCACGTCCCTGTTCGGGGAGAAGTACGGGGACCGCGTGCGGGTGGTCGAGATGAACGGGCCGTGGTCGCGCGAGCTCTGCGGCGGCACCCACGTGGGCAGCACCGCCCAGATCGGCTCGCTCACCCTGCTCACCGAGCAGTCGGTGGGCTCGGGCAACCGCCGCGTGGAGGCGCTGGTGGGCCTGGACTCCTTCCGGCACCTGGCCGCCGAGCGCACCCTGGTGCACCAGCTCACCGACATGCTGAAGGTGCAGAGCTCCGCCGAGCTGCCCGAGCGGCTCGCCGCCACCCTCGACAAGCTCAAGTCCGCGGAGAAGGAGCTCGCCGGCCTGCGCCGCGAGAAGCTCCAGGCCCAGGCCGGCGCGCTGCTGGACGACGCCCGGCGGATCGGCCCGGTCACCGCGCTCGTGCACGACGCCGGTGACGTGGCCGGCGCCGACGACGTCCGCGCCCTCGCCCTGGACCTGCGCGGCCGCCTCGGTCAGACCGCCGCGGTCGTCGCCGTGGCCGGTGTGGCCAAGGGCCGCCCGCTGGTCCTGGTCGCCACCACCGAGGGTGCCCGCGAGGCCGGGGTCAAGGCCGGCCGTCTGGTGCGCACCGCCGCGCAGGTCCTCGGCGGCGGCGGCGGCGGCAAGGACGACATCGCCCAGGGCGGCGGGCAGGACGCCTCGCAGATCGGGGCGGCGCTCGACGCGGTGCTGGCCGAGGTCACCCGCGCGACAGGCGGCGCCGCCGCGTGA